One Ignavibacteria bacterium genomic window carries:
- a CDS encoding YCF48-related protein — protein MKFKSEYRMKMTYKTKAKTVLIGFLILIILLFMINQIAQAQWSQQSNGNLTTMTGVYFVNINTGFAVSSSGKYLKTTNGGANWSTSTYTTSDLKAVYFINENTGYMVGTGGTIIRYSSGLTGTVSSGTTNELTSIQFTSNNTGYITGKNNTLLKTTNGGTVWFDSPSDYPLGSDDLYGLHFINNNTGWICGLDRRIRKTTNGGTNWTSQSVGGGNQIFYDIEFKDANTGIVVGAEGLIYRTTNGGADWVIQNGFTTDDLFSVSHFNTGLLASEWYVGCENSKVLKSTNGGQVWGSQSLSMLPPVDIKNIYCLSSDTVYACGGLGRIYITINGGGSLTDIQPLNNHPEGYFLSQNYPNPFNPSTEIKFSITETNRVILAVFDVKGELAQELINNTLQQGVYEVRFNASNFSSGTYFYRLSTENFTDTKKMILIK, from the coding sequence ATGAAATTTAAATCGGAGTATAGAATGAAAATGACATACAAAACAAAAGCAAAAACCGTATTAATCGGATTTTTAATTCTAATCATTTTATTGTTTATGATTAACCAGATTGCACAGGCGCAATGGTCTCAACAGTCAAACGGAAATCTTACAACAATGACAGGAGTATATTTCGTTAACATTAACACCGGATTTGCTGTGAGCAGCAGCGGGAAATATTTGAAGACTACAAATGGAGGAGCAAACTGGTCGACATCAACTTACACAACCTCTGACCTGAAAGCAGTTTATTTCATAAATGAAAATACAGGTTACATGGTCGGAACAGGAGGTACAATCATCCGGTATTCAAGCGGACTCACGGGAACAGTTAGCTCAGGAACCACTAATGAGCTGACGTCAATTCAGTTTACATCCAACAACACAGGATATATTACGGGTAAAAACAATACTCTGTTGAAAACTACAAACGGCGGAACAGTTTGGTTTGACTCACCTTCCGACTATCCGCTTGGTTCGGATGATTTATATGGTTTGCATTTCATCAATAACAATACAGGATGGATATGCGGACTTGACAGAAGAATCAGAAAAACAACGAACGGCGGAACTAACTGGACATCGCAATCAGTCGGCGGAGGTAATCAGATTTTTTACGATATCGAGTTCAAAGATGCCAATACCGGTATTGTGGTCGGAGCTGAAGGATTAATTTACCGCACAACAAATGGTGGAGCAGACTGGGTAATCCAAAATGGTTTTACGACTGATGATTTGTTTTCCGTTTCTCATTTTAATACCGGACTTCTTGCAAGTGAGTGGTATGTAGGCTGTGAAAATTCAAAAGTTCTTAAATCAACAAACGGAGGACAAGTTTGGGGTTCACAAAGTTTATCAATGCTTCCTCCGGTTGATATAAAAAATATTTACTGCCTTTCTTCCGATACTGTTTATGCCTGCGGAGGACTTGGAAGAATTTACATAACTATTAATGGAGGGGGTAGTTTGACAGATATTCAGCCCCTAAATAACCACCCTGAAGGTTATTTCTTAAGTCAAAACTATCCCAATCCATTTAACCCCTCAACAGAAATAAAATTTAGCATCACGGAAACTAATCGCGTAATTTTAGCTGTTTTTGATGTAAAAGGTGAATTGGCACAGGAATTGATTAATAATACACTGCAACAAGGTGTTTATGAAGTGAGATTTAATGCTTCAAATTTTTCGAGCGGAACTTATTTTTACAGGTTGTCAACTGAAAACTTTACGGACACAAAAAAAATGATTTTAATAAAATAA
- a CDS encoding sterol desaturase family protein, whose translation MANRMFVSNKDETIRLFQNPILEYFSHIHPATPLIVFLPICGYMYYLGIGVLPFWQTILAFFFGVLFWSLFEYVFHRFAFHYHPKSETGKKVHFLVHGIHHDYPRDSTRLVMPLLVSAPLAILFYWLFALVFGVYHYNVFAGFIFGYVSYDAIHYATHHMKMASGVGKFLKEYHLRHHYNDDNTAYGVSNPLWDYVFSTVPKHVKEANKEAVKE comes from the coding sequence ATGGCAAACAGAATGTTTGTTTCGAATAAAGATGAAACCATAAGGTTATTTCAGAACCCTATACTGGAATATTTTTCTCATATACATCCTGCAACACCGTTAATAGTTTTTCTTCCTATTTGTGGTTATATGTACTATCTGGGAATCGGCGTATTGCCTTTCTGGCAAACGATTTTAGCATTTTTCTTCGGAGTGTTGTTCTGGTCATTATTTGAATATGTGTTTCATCGTTTTGCGTTTCACTACCATCCAAAATCCGAAACCGGAAAGAAAGTTCATTTTCTTGTTCACGGTATTCATCATGATTATCCCCGTGACAGCACGCGTCTTGTGATGCCTCTGCTTGTAAGCGCTCCATTAGCTATTCTTTTTTATTGGTTGTTCGCATTAGTATTTGGAGTTTATCATTACAATGTCTTCGCAGGATTTATTTTCGGATATGTATCCTATGACGCTATTCATTATGCAACTCATCATATGAAGATGGCAAGCGGTGTGGGAAAGTTTTTAAAGGAATATCATTTGCGTCATCATTATAACGATGACAATACAGCTTACGGTGTTTCAAATCCTTTATGGGATTATGTGTTCAGCACAGTTCCTAAACATGTGAAGGAAGCAAACAAAGAAGCAGTCAAAGAATAA
- a CDS encoding M1 family metallopeptidase has protein sequence MKKITLFLFICFLISINVILWTIFTLNSVAYINEDLLYNTLRDIQQKYYELSYDENDRKDDPAIVRLQNQFDVINNKIELSFDIPNKTLFGNVTMTAVNNSDTLNKICINFLDNMKINFIKLNGSNAVYERKNDYITISSAGLVNKNDEFKVEFNYQGTPENEGFDAFAFKYINDNIAIYNLSEPTYAPNWWPCKDLPTDKFTMDMILTVPSELTGVSNGKLINDSLINETTRLFHWSSDYPITTYLVSIAISKYDFWEEKYVSQDGSTTMPVVYYSFPQYTAEAKKDWAYTVDMMNFYSKTFGEYPFLNDKYGMAMFGWVGGAMEHQTVSSMGYTLTTGDRRYEDVVAHELVHQWFGDAISPATWKDIWLNEGFATYGEALWQEHLKGKQGLISYMRKSDYGSFAGTLYDPEGFIFGATTYEKGSWVLHMLRGTVGDSTFFKILRTYYNDYKYGTATTEQFKQVCETVSGMNLTYFFDQWIYKGTSRPEFEYSWKADEFDGQDVTDAYMLRLNVYQAQEDWPVYKSNLRILVKTDKGNEEFTFFNDKKRQTFTQTIKGKPLDVVVDPDGWILKKLKKVDYK, from the coding sequence ATGAAAAAAATAACACTTTTCCTGTTCATTTGCTTTCTCATTTCCATTAATGTTATTTTATGGACAATCTTTACGCTTAACTCTGTCGCGTATATAAATGAAGACCTTCTTTATAATACTTTAAGAGACATTCAGCAAAAATACTACGAGCTTTCTTATGATGAGAATGACAGAAAAGACGACCCGGCAATTGTAAGACTGCAAAACCAATTTGATGTAATTAATAATAAGATAGAACTTTCATTTGATATACCTAATAAAACCCTTTTTGGGAACGTTACGATGACAGCAGTAAATAATTCGGATACGCTGAATAAGATTTGTATTAATTTTCTTGATAATATGAAAATTAATTTCATAAAGCTTAACGGCAGCAATGCTGTTTATGAAAGAAAAAATGATTACATAACAATTTCAAGCGCAGGACTTGTAAATAAAAATGATGAGTTCAAAGTAGAATTTAATTATCAGGGAACGCCTGAAAACGAGGGATTCGATGCATTTGCATTTAAATACATTAATGATAATATCGCAATATATAATTTAAGTGAGCCGACATACGCACCTAACTGGTGGCCATGCAAAGATTTACCAACCGATAAATTTACAATGGATATGATTCTCACCGTTCCGTCTGAGCTCACGGGGGTATCAAACGGCAAACTAATTAATGACAGTTTGATAAATGAAACAACCAGGTTATTTCACTGGAGCTCCGATTATCCTATTACAACTTATCTTGTTTCAATTGCAATCAGCAAGTATGATTTCTGGGAAGAAAAATATGTCTCACAAGACGGTTCAACAACAATGCCGGTTGTATATTATTCTTTCCCGCAATATACAGCCGAAGCAAAAAAAGATTGGGCGTATACTGTGGACATGATGAATTTTTATTCTAAGACTTTCGGAGAATATCCTTTCTTAAATGATAAATACGGAATGGCAATGTTCGGCTGGGTTGGCGGCGCTATGGAGCACCAGACCGTCTCAAGCATGGGCTACACTTTAACTACAGGAGACAGGCGCTATGAGGACGTCGTTGCCCACGAGCTTGTTCATCAATGGTTTGGTGATGCGATTTCTCCTGCAACCTGGAAAGACATCTGGCTCAATGAAGGCTTTGCAACTTATGGTGAGGCGCTCTGGCAGGAGCACCTCAAAGGTAAACAAGGTCTTATATCATATATGAGAAAGTCAGATTATGGAAGCTTTGCCGGGACGCTTTATGACCCTGAAGGATTTATTTTTGGGGCAACAACTTATGAAAAAGGTAGCTGGGTTTTGCATATGTTAAGAGGAACAGTAGGGGACAGTACATTTTTTAAAATCCTAAGGACATATTATAATGATTATAAATACGGAACGGCAACAACTGAGCAATTCAAACAGGTTTGCGAAACTGTTTCAGGAATGAACCTGACTTATTTTTTTGACCAATGGATTTATAAAGGAACTTCAAGACCCGAATTTGAATATTCGTGGAAAGCTGATGAATTCGACGGACAGGATGTCACAGACGCTTATATGTTGAGGTTGAATGTATATCAGGCGCAGGAAGACTGGCCTGTTTATAAATCGAATCTGAGAATTCTTGTAAAGACTGACAAAGGAAATGAAGAGTTTACATTCTTTAATGACAAAAAAAGGCAAACGTTTACTCAAACGATAAAAGGTAAACCGCTCGATGTTGTTGTTGACCCTGATGGATGGATTTTGAAAAAATTAAAAAAAGTGGATTATAAATAA
- a CDS encoding S8 family serine peptidase translates to MKIKLILFFFFAFSIFSSSSAYSQTQQIIVKLKKDASAEVFNNFVNENPRAGTSDIARLCAQLNITTSKQLFKKILPQLNAFDNSGNFELDRIFILNIQRENLSSALTLLSGSKEVEYVQLNNQLKLEVNSSTAFTPNDTYYSQQYYLRTTGLENVWNTTKGDSNVLVGVIDSGLDFLHPDLQTSFKINPGETGLDAQGRDKRFNGIDDENNGFIDDWRGWDFVDAPFTGDPRRGDYLNPDNNPEDDNKFSHGTAVTGIINATFNNGLGISSVAPDCKVLVMRAFDAEGQGEEDDVANAVLYGLIQGVKVFNFSFGDYVFSNMLRDVVEFAYQNNAVIITSAGNDGGFRLHYPSAYDEVISVAASDENDFKAGFSSYGETVDIYAPGFQILTTTRTGKGSSEFGGNYEKFNGTSFAAPQVAAIAALLISQNNNLTNEEIRGLLVSTTTYLGGQTSWTGRFASGRINALNALNNINFTSIARIFYPSQDYTFYDSSIPVCISAASPLFQSYSLYYGIGELPDNWIPLQSNVSNQVLNDTVYNWNTSSLNDTSYTLRLAINSSSGRTIEHRMIIFKDSAAPVITDVAFGLLIDKNTFSELILFNTDKRSVGKIYYRPASSSEPYKQILADLGTPNIGFVSQTHFAILPGNTLEQNIPYSFYLEATSLNGKTVTLSDKDFNFTTGNAINVYGYDKKNYSLPYSQSCQRIIDINNNGKPDIFLNEIKNNLQLNVFELSNGSFTKISNNNWTDFHIARDLADIDSDNKYELLVSKSRNGIVYKAPGKNELPTNIIWSDTAQNNFWSARFADSDNDGKTEIMGFGTNGLRILEYVNGDFNQTASLAYHGIIEPVANSQNVLIEDFNNNGRKEIVFINTYYFSGDALPDLALNVYENTTDNNYQRVYTDSMSRFLKGDNIIAGDFDGDGIKEFALGTVSKDGEPIQYYSLVVYKANGGSYHVMAIQDIYNYKSYTETSTRAANVDADSKDEILINTGTHFYILKYNNLTTTFEPILYKSDINTFNQIAYDFDADGINEIGLNTVNDTLLFFQKNTVFAGPPTPLNLRGHSEDSNKANITFDAVQGAEYYKIYRSNNDTNFILIDSTFKPTYTDNNVSNKTYYYYKVSAIDTSLTVKESNLTNSLSVYVHNKSRLLSATYQGSGFVLLKFSEQVQYTIPDFNKFVLQDTALFPASVAVNNPFEYLLKYNGLRQGAHNIVTRNLVDLYNSQVSENSVSFVVSDSVVDEFYIQNAILLNNKQIKVEFNTAVNFGTAKEIINYRFTPFNITVDLIGRDTSNAKIIYVNLGSGTIGATGKNYVLKISNVFSSDGIKITEGPGSTFGFVFNKQDLEDVYVYPNPFKIGSTAAMLTFANLTVKAKIEIFDLTGRYLRTVEETDGNGGVEWDLKDDKGKEVSSGIYLFRATGFNSENVEVKEKIGKFAVIK, encoded by the coding sequence TTGAAAATAAAATTAATTTTATTTTTCTTTTTTGCATTTTCTATTTTTTCCTCCTCCAGTGCTTATTCGCAGACACAGCAGATTATTGTTAAGCTAAAGAAAGATGCTTCTGCAGAAGTTTTCAATAACTTCGTTAACGAAAATCCCCGTGCGGGAACATCAGACATTGCGCGTCTCTGTGCACAATTAAATATCACAACTTCAAAACAATTATTTAAAAAAATCCTTCCACAGTTAAATGCTTTTGATAATTCAGGAAATTTTGAGTTAGACAGGATTTTTATTTTAAATATTCAACGGGAAAATCTCAGCTCTGCTTTGACATTGCTTTCCGGCTCAAAAGAAGTTGAGTATGTTCAGCTTAATAATCAATTAAAGCTCGAAGTAAATTCAAGCACTGCATTCACTCCTAACGATACATATTACAGTCAGCAATATTATCTTAGAACAACTGGACTGGAAAATGTCTGGAATACAACAAAAGGGGATTCAAATGTCTTAGTCGGTGTTATAGATTCAGGTCTGGATTTTCTTCATCCTGATTTGCAGACTTCATTCAAAATAAATCCAGGTGAAACAGGACTTGATGCGCAGGGACGCGACAAACGCTTCAATGGAATTGATGATGAGAATAACGGCTTTATAGACGATTGGAGGGGATGGGATTTTGTTGATGCTCCGTTTACAGGCGACCCCAGAAGAGGAGATTATTTGAATCCCGATAATAATCCTGAAGATGATAATAAATTTTCTCATGGCACTGCTGTAACAGGTATCATTAATGCGACTTTTAATAACGGTTTGGGCATCTCATCTGTTGCACCTGACTGCAAAGTGCTTGTAATGCGGGCATTTGATGCCGAAGGTCAGGGTGAAGAAGACGATGTTGCAAATGCGGTATTATACGGATTAATTCAGGGAGTTAAAGTGTTTAATTTCAGTTTCGGCGATTATGTCTTTTCAAATATGCTTAGAGACGTTGTAGAGTTTGCATATCAGAATAATGCTGTGATAATAACATCAGCCGGCAACGACGGTGGATTCAGACTGCATTATCCGTCTGCTTATGATGAGGTAATTTCCGTTGCTGCATCTGATGAGAATGATTTCAAGGCAGGTTTTTCTTCTTATGGCGAGACCGTTGATATATACGCTCCCGGCTTTCAGATTCTTACAACGACAAGAACAGGAAAAGGAAGCTCAGAGTTTGGCGGCAACTATGAAAAATTTAACGGAACGTCATTTGCGGCTCCACAGGTTGCAGCAATCGCAGCGCTTTTAATTTCACAGAATAATAATCTTACAAATGAAGAAATCCGCGGACTGCTTGTTTCTACAACTACATATTTAGGAGGACAAACTTCATGGACAGGCAGATTTGCATCAGGTAGAATAAATGCTTTAAATGCCTTAAATAATATTAACTTTACTTCCATAGCACGGATTTTTTATCCCTCGCAGGACTATACTTTCTATGATTCAAGCATTCCGGTTTGCATATCAGCAGCATCACCGTTATTTCAATCTTACTCGCTTTATTACGGCATCGGTGAGCTTCCCGATAATTGGATTCCTTTGCAATCGAATGTTTCTAATCAGGTTTTGAATGATACTGTTTACAACTGGAATACTTCATCGTTAAATGATACTTCATATACTCTCCGGCTTGCGATAAACAGCTCATCCGGCAGAACGATTGAACATCGAATGATTATATTTAAAGATTCGGCGGCTCCGGTAATAACCGATGTTGCATTCGGATTGCTTATTGACAAAAACACTTTTTCGGAATTAATTCTGTTCAATACAGACAAACGCAGTGTTGGAAAAATTTATTACCGACCTGCAAGCAGTTCCGAGCCATATAAACAAATTCTTGCAGACCTCGGAACCCCGAACATCGGATTTGTTTCACAAACGCATTTTGCAATTCTTCCGGGAAACACGCTTGAACAAAATATACCTTATAGTTTTTATCTGGAAGCAACGTCATTAAACGGAAAAACAGTAACTCTGTCGGATAAAGACTTTAATTTTACGACCGGAAACGCTATTAATGTATATGGTTATGATAAAAAGAATTATTCTCTTCCATATTCACAATCGTGTCAGAGAATTATTGACATAAATAACAACGGAAAGCCGGATATTTTTTTAAACGAAATTAAAAATAATCTTCAATTAAATGTATTTGAGCTTTCTAACGGAAGCTTCACAAAAATTTCAAATAATAACTGGACTGATTTTCATATAGCACGTGACTTAGCTGACATTGATAGCGATAATAAATATGAACTGCTTGTCTCCAAAAGCAGAAATGGTATTGTATATAAAGCGCCCGGCAAAAACGAACTGCCGACAAACATAATCTGGTCGGATACAGCGCAAAATAATTTCTGGTCGGCAAGATTTGCAGATTCAGATAATGACGGCAAGACTGAAATCATGGGGTTTGGAACAAACGGTCTGCGCATACTTGAATACGTCAATGGTGATTTTAATCAGACTGCTTCACTTGCATATCACGGCATAATAGAGCCTGTCGCAAATTCACAAAACGTTCTTATTGAGGACTTCAATAATAATGGCAGGAAAGAAATTGTTTTTATAAACACATATTATTTTTCTGGTGATGCTCTCCCTGACCTTGCTCTGAATGTTTATGAAAATACTACCGATAATAATTATCAAAGAGTTTATACTGATTCAATGAGCAGGTTTTTAAAAGGCGATAACATCATTGCGGGTGATTTTGACGGTGATGGTATAAAGGAATTTGCACTTGGGACTGTCAGTAAAGATGGCGAGCCGATTCAATATTATAGCTTGGTTGTTTATAAAGCAAACGGCGGCTCATATCATGTTATGGCTATTCAGGATATTTATAACTATAAGTCTTACACTGAAACTTCAACTCGCGCGGCAAATGTAGATGCAGATTCAAAAGATGAAATTTTAATTAACACAGGAACACATTTTTATATTTTAAAATATAATAACTTAACAACAACTTTTGAACCCATACTCTATAAATCCGATATTAATACTTTCAATCAGATTGCTTATGATTTCGATGCTGACGGTATTAATGAAATAGGATTAAATACCGTTAATGATACTTTATTGTTCTTTCAAAAAAACACGGTATTTGCAGGACCTCCTACACCGCTTAATCTGCGGGGACATAGTGAAGATTCAAACAAAGCAAACATAACTTTTGATGCTGTGCAGGGAGCTGAGTACTATAAGATTTACCGTTCAAATAATGATACTAATTTTATTTTAATTGATTCAACATTTAAACCAACTTACACAGATAATAATGTTTCCAACAAAACCTATTATTATTATAAAGTTTCTGCTATTGATACTTCTTTGACAGTAAAGGAAAGCAATCTGACAAATTCACTTTCGGTTTATGTCCATAATAAATCACGATTACTTTCAGCAACTTATCAAGGCAGCGGATTTGTGTTATTAAAATTTTCCGAACAGGTGCAATATACAATTCCGGATTTCAATAAATTTGTTTTGCAGGACACGGCTTTGTTTCCCGCAAGCGTCGCTGTTAATAATCCCTTTGAATATTTATTAAAATATAACGGTTTGCGTCAGGGAGCTCATAACATTGTTACCAGAAACCTTGTTGATTTATACAACTCACAGGTATCAGAAAACAGCGTTTCATTTGTTGTGAGTGATTCAGTTGTGGATGAGTTTTATATTCAGAATGCCATTCTTTTAAATAACAAACAAATTAAAGTTGAGTTTAATACCGCAGTTAATTTCGGTACAGCAAAAGAAATAATAAACTACAGATTTACTCCTTTTAATATCACTGTAGATTTAATAGGAAGAGATACATCTAATGCGAAAATCATTTATGTGAATCTCGGCAGCGGAACAATCGGTGCAACTGGAAAAAATTATGTTTTAAAAATCTCAAATGTATTTTCCTCGGACGGAATAAAAATAACAGAAGGTCCGGGAAGCACTTTTGGATTTGTGTTTAATAAACAAGATCTTGAAGATGTTTATGTTTATCCGAATCCATTTAAAATTGGTTCAACTGCCGCGATGCTGACTTTTGCAAATCTGACGGTAAAAGCAAAGATAGAAATTTTCGATTTGACCGGAAGATATTTAAGAACTGTTGAAGAGACTGATGGTAATGGAGGTGTTGAGTGGGACTTGAAGGACGACAAAGGCAAAGAAGTTTCGAGCGGAATTTATTTGTTCCGTGCCACCGGGTTTAATTCTGAGAACGTTGAAGTAAAAGAGAAAATCGGTAAGTTTGCAGTAATAAAATAA
- a CDS encoding peptidase M61, with translation MTYQYFVNLVNVTEPVLKIELITPKIDEETIIFRLPEMIPGTYRILDFGRYVNEVMAYDAQGNALTVTRLDTNSWQIDNATSLYKLTYNGYPSFNDTLPNNYVYPMGGTNIEPGKNYVLNNHGFFGYFDGYLAREYALNITKPSDFYGSTSLTKTVSEPNLDVIIAPNYQFLVDNPIMYNKPDTTSIYFPECRVLISAYSPGGGIKAADLKDELDDLLTAHRNFYGGTLPADRYSFIFYFAAKPNKFGIAGALEHNLSSFYYFPDAPAAQKKMVLGYLGDMSSHEFYHIITPLNLHAEQIANFDFNNPQMSEHLWLYEGVTEYNSHYIQLYEDLIDLKDYVGDVEQKLEQSKQYNDTLAFTEMSKNVLTTYKKEYQNVYQKGALIGLCLDILIRSESNGEQGLQDVINSLMAKYGKDTPFKDEELFAEITQRTSPAVGEFLNTYVGGNNKLPYKDIFSKIGLKYTATPYEVVDAGGFNLGFNESTFRFIIIALDEENEFIKNLGLQAGDELYSVNGDVINFMNIREKLAPKGNKQKIGDKYEVEVYRKNSEGKFELIKASTTISKLKTMYDEKVEIMDNITPEQEKIRNAWMGKN, from the coding sequence ATGACATATCAATATTTTGTGAATCTTGTCAATGTTACTGAGCCGGTTCTTAAAATCGAACTAATTACTCCAAAAATCGATGAAGAGACAATAATTTTCCGCCTGCCTGAAATGATTCCAGGCACATACCGCATTCTCGATTTCGGAAGATATGTAAACGAAGTAATGGCATATGATGCACAGGGAAATGCTCTGACAGTGACCCGTCTCGATACAAACTCATGGCAAATTGATAATGCTACTTCACTATATAAATTGACATATAACGGATATCCGAGCTTTAATGATACTTTACCGAACAATTATGTTTATCCGATGGGCGGAACGAACATCGAGCCGGGGAAAAATTATGTTCTGAACAATCACGGATTTTTCGGTTATTTCGATGGTTATCTTGCAAGAGAATATGCGCTTAACATTACAAAGCCGTCCGACTTTTACGGCTCAACAAGCTTGACTAAAACAGTATCGGAACCAAACCTTGATGTCATAATTGCTCCTAACTATCAGTTTCTCGTTGATAATCCGATTATGTATAATAAGCCGGATACAACAAGCATTTATTTTCCTGAGTGCCGTGTGCTTATATCGGCTTACTCACCCGGCGGCGGCATTAAAGCAGCAGATTTGAAAGATGAGCTTGATGACTTGCTGACTGCGCATAGAAATTTTTATGGAGGCACTTTACCTGCCGACAGGTATTCATTTATATTTTATTTTGCTGCTAAGCCAAATAAGTTCGGAATAGCTGGAGCGCTTGAACATAATCTTTCATCGTTTTATTATTTTCCTGACGCTCCTGCGGCTCAGAAAAAAATGGTTCTCGGCTATCTTGGTGACATGAGCTCGCATGAATTTTACCATATTATAACTCCATTGAATCTGCATGCAGAACAGATTGCAAATTTTGATTTTAATAATCCGCAGATGTCGGAACATTTATGGCTTTATGAAGGTGTTACCGAATATAACTCGCATTACATTCAGCTTTACGAAGACCTTATTGATTTAAAGGATTATGTTGGCGATGTCGAACAAAAACTTGAACAGTCAAAACAATATAATGATACACTTGCATTTACTGAAATGAGCAAGAACGTTCTCACAACATATAAAAAGGAATATCAGAACGTATATCAAAAAGGCGCATTAATCGGATTGTGTCTTGACATTTTAATCCGAAGTGAATCTAACGGAGAGCAGGGATTGCAGGATGTTATTAATTCTCTTATGGCAAAGTACGGGAAAGACACACCGTTCAAGGACGAAGAATTATTTGCGGAGATTACTCAGAGAACTTCTCCAGCAGTCGGTGAGTTTTTGAATACATATGTAGGAGGAAATAATAAGCTTCCCTATAAAGATATTTTTTCCAAAATAGGTTTAAAATATACCGCAACCCCATATGAAGTTGTCGATGCCGGCGGATTTAATCTGGGTTTCAATGAATCAACTTTCAGGTTCATAATTATTGCACTCGACGAAGAAAACGAATTCATAAAAAATCTCGGACTTCAGGCGGGAGATGAGCTTTATTCAGTCAACGGCGACGTTATTAATTTCATGAACATACGTGAAAAGCTTGCACCAAAAGGCAATAAACAAAAAATTGGTGATAAATATGAAGTTGAAGTTTATCGAAAAAATAGTGAGGGAAAGTTTGAGTTAATAAAAGCAAGCACGACAATCAGCAAGCTAAAAACAATGTATGATGAGAAAGTTGAGATAATGGATAATATTACACCTGAACAGGAAAAAATAAGAAATGCCTGGATGGGAAAAAATTAA
- a CDS encoding HU family DNA-binding protein, with protein sequence MNKEQLISQMASSAKISKRQAKDALDSFVTSVKKSVKKGDRVSLVGFGTFSQGKRNARTGRNPRTGETINIAAKKTARFKAGSGFSSFVNGGK encoded by the coding sequence ATGAACAAAGAACAACTCATTTCTCAAATGGCTTCTTCAGCAAAAATTTCTAAAAGACAAGCTAAAGACGCTTTAGATTCATTTGTTACTTCCGTAAAAAAATCCGTAAAGAAAGGTGACAGAGTTTCACTTGTTGGATTCGGAACATTCTCTCAAGGGAAGAGAAATGCAAGAACAGGCAGAAACCCTCGCACAGGCGAAACAATCAACATTGCAGCAAAGAAGACTGCAAGATTCAAAGCAGGAAGCGGATTTTCAAGTTTTGTTAATGGCGGGAAATAA
- the crcB gene encoding fluoride efflux transporter CrcB: MTYIALIIGGSVGTLLRYFIGYFCNTYFGTTFPLGTFLVNIIGSFLIGIVFALSEPFSMSHNLRLFLFTGLFGGFTTFSAFSLDTLHLIQVQNYKLAFLYVFGTNIVGLALVFIGYYLTKTLLK; encoded by the coding sequence ATGACTTACATTGCTCTGATAATAGGCGGTTCTGTGGGAACTCTCTTAAGATATTTTATCGGATATTTTTGTAATACTTATTTTGGAACAACTTTTCCATTAGGGACGTTTTTAGTCAACATAATCGGTTCTTTTCTTATAGGGATTGTCTTTGCGTTATCCGAACCGTTTAGTATGTCTCATAATCTGAGATTATTCTTGTTCACGGGATTATTTGGAGGCTTTACAACTTTTTCAGCTTTTTCGTTAGATACTCTGCATCTAATTCAGGTTCAAAACTATAAATTGGCATTTTTGTATGTCTTTGGAACAAACATTGTCGGTCTCGCACTTGTTTTCATAGGATATTATTTAACAAAAACTCTCCTGAAATAA